From the Triticum urartu cultivar G1812 chromosome 4, Tu2.1, whole genome shotgun sequence genome, the window ggagcattgtgcctccacaccgctccaaacggagattagcatccacaagggtgtgaacttcaggatacatcatcgtctccgcgtgcctcggttatctcttaccgagctctttacttatgcactttactttgtgatagccatattgtttcttatcatatatcttgctatcaccccTAGTAGtctatcttgcttagcataagttgttggtgcacataggtgagcctagttgttgtaggttttgtgcttgacaaattaaccgctaggtttattccgcatttgttcaagcctaaaccgtaattattttaaaacgcctattcacccccctctaggcgacatccacgatctttcacccatcttagaattgatgagctcctgaatatgtggagcatatCCACAACTCCTGTTTTAATCAAAAGCAGTCCTCTTGATCGTTTCGACAATCAAACTCATAACTTTGAACTTCTGGGGAACATCAAAAATTTGCAGCATGTTGATGGAGTGTCCTcggatcatcttgtgatctcctgacttgggtagcaatgtgtgccttaagatccagttgatcataggcagaccagacaacaagaaatgcacagatccaagcttgtgagttTCCAAAGCCTTATcagggatctccttgtacatgtttgccattgagttgtggtctttcttcttggtggcatacacatccaagtcatcttcatgttctttggggcattgattagcttggcccattcttcaactgtggactggtacctggtaccctcatacatccaaactatccttccatctggatagaagtgggcagtggagtagaactgcatgatcaactcatcattccacttggtgcGCTTTTGTCCAACAAATTCATCAACTCCACATGcctaaagctgtcatacactccagggaagtgatcttcattttccCGGATGAATTCTCAGTCCACCTATTTCAtttcacacactatgggcttcttgtcaagcaaaattctctcatagaaatcttgttgttcctttgtatggaacctgtagtcaactgcagtcctcctCCTAACAGCATAGGGATCATACTGTCTCCATAATCTCAATCCTTCATCTTTCCTGATGTGCATGTCCTCAgcgactggatgagcatcattgtggtcaggaattttgggcctcaacttcctcaaaacaagagaatcatcttcctcttcttcagctttaggcactggggccttgttcttctcctcggCAGGTATACTCTTGGTGTTCCTCTTCGGCTTTGGGGGTTTCTGAGCAGCAGCCTTGGGAGCATATttggcttagatggagcagcccctgacttgattgcatctcccataagcttctgagccttaggagctggtgcagcatcctcttcctcctcctcttcttctggatctctcataatggaggatcttccaagcactctggcggtggtcttcttgaccctttccttccttttctttccttctcgAACAACCTCTTCAATaggcttggaggtttcagcagttgaggctctcacctttaaggttggcaccctcttggcaggggcCTTCTTGTGCAAGCCAGGCTTAGTTGATGCAACTGTGTCATACTCcttcagcaccttcttcttggagctgacttcctcctcaacagccacataatcctcatctttagaatctgaggtcttcttcttccttgttctggtggctgccttgggcaagtttcttggtgtgctcctgctgccatcatcagaagtgctgaagggactagtgccctcactcaattgTACCTGTTCCTCTAACTTGTTCTGGCTGTCGCTCTGGTCAGACATTTCTGCAAACTTACtaacagcagaccctgtgaatagatatggatgaggtagagtggatcagcatcacaaagtgcagagtttttgcaaaaagaatgacttaaaaacttagttttagttcttcacagaaagcatttcggagctactgatttgtaaactcggtgataccgaagcagcttttggaacctaaactagtgaactcggtcagacgagtcacagttcggtggcaccgagactgctagggtttcacaaagaatcgaactcggtcacaccgatttgcagttttcggtcagaccgaaagtgcaactgcaatggcctaagccaaatcggtgagaccgatttctacaattcGGTTGGTCCAAGATGAGtccggcggagacctaaccctaaattttcaaatcaaaccTAACCTAAGGGATGTTCTCAGTGGATAGATTGATTGCATACGTGGTCATGATCATGGAAAAGTAATGTGCTACGAATCGGAGTTAAAGGAATAGCACAAAAGATCGAACCCATACCCTAATTCGGCGGAGTTTGCTACGGCGGCAACAGAGGGGAAGAAATCCATTGACGGCGATGgaaaccagcggcgggaggtcgctggcggcgagaggacgatccggagacccgaggcggCAGAGCAGGACACGCGCGGCTGAGAGGTTTTGAAGAATTTTTCAAAATCTCATCCGTggacccgtgggtatatatatcccgaccctgtcggtgtgaccgagtggaacaactcggtggcaccgagatgcagaactgcaagcggttactgcaactcggtgtgaccgaaaagttctagtcagttgcaccaagattgaaaacctatatcaacttagtgatctcggtgtgaccgaaatggatgacttGGTCATACCGAAATgaacaaagaggttttggaagttaagtcaatgacgaatcggggactccaagtgctcctcacacggagtggttcgaatctgacttgatcgaactttgtgatgtagcatgaatagagtttgagatgagaaaagcatagatagctagagggagttcttaggcattcttgtccatccatttggcaaaagagaaaaagccaaacaatcaaagcaacaaatggatgtcctcgaatgagtaaaatatgcatcgaacatgctcacacaataaaatgacaaatgaaatatgcgacaaagcatgcacaatcactctagcatctatcaagcaatttggcgatgactaggtcatctatatatgagtatattgacttaggagtcaaatgagaacatttgatcataggtcatactcatcttttaagcacaagtggggttgccacttttacataaagcattgttgtgctcacatcattagagttgctttagctcagtTGATTAGattaaagctccccctagatgtgatatcccccctatgagggatgaactaaccttgggttttgtcgatgatgacttcatgtaggtgttgaagatgtagatgctcaatgttgatgtagatcattcggagcaatcttttggagtgagttgcactttcaatacctacacgggttagtcccacaaggaacaaacaaggatatccatagacatagagtgaagttCACATTGGATGAtttccatgaaagcattaggttaccttgtcccttgtcttaccaagaagagggtttgtgactccttgaactagtgcaagatgtggaatttgtttgcacttgtccttgccaaaatgatatgagtgaagtatgttggcggagtcaccctcaagagcTCTCTAGTTCTCCATCTCAGgaatccacaccatcttgatgggaatccttgaagttgtagtcgtacttgatgaagtggaacttgatgtagtcttgggaacccacttgaccaaggccttaggtgcttcttcaaatgcatcaatttcctcttgaagcttctctttgccttttagtttgtggtcatgtggtggaagatcatcttgagcttgtgttccttggaaagaagtaggatcatacttctcttattgaggaacgaacttcgtcttggggtattgatcttcttcccactcaactccattggcattgaactttcgttcaaaaccaacaccttgattcttccgatgtcttccttgcttgcgtataatttcctcaaatttcttacttccggcaaggctcttgtaaacacctttctctataatcccctttaataagctattttcttgctcaagtgtaacttggctaagagaatcattagtggaatcaagagaactactagaagcaacaacattggatttagcatgattgttgttactactagaagaagaatctttcttgttcttgttgatagatttaacttgtggcatgtaagtagacaagagtaaacgcttggcaatgtaagaagaacttttcttgcgaagatcatcattgattgcttttaagaactcatgctcttgctcaaggttcagcttttcaaaacgtagcttctcatgagtctttaaaagttctcgatgatcttccaaggtagtttcatgagctaacttaagagtttttagttctttagttagacgctcaatctccttcttatcattgtcattcgttttatcttgattagcatgattaatagcaagttcatcatagttttcataactagagttttcaacaagtaaatcatcacctagcaaatcatcttcatcactattgaaatcaacatactcggggtgtgatacctttgggcctttatccatgaagcatcttccaattccttcatttgttgactcaaatatgtcgtaggagttggttgacacaagtgctagaccggcaacaccttcatcttgagtatattcggagtcggagtgataacttctctcggagtgatcgtcggagtcagagccggatacccattcaccaacatgagcttgatgtcttcgttttgtgtagctctttgatgacttgtccttcctttctgaatccttgattctccgtgatgttcttcgttcataacggtcatctctactccttctctctcttggtggtgattcttctcttctacttcttcttttgtagggagagtcttctcttcttttgtagggagtcgTACACTCGTTGGAATAGTGTCCAGGTCTTCCACAATTATAGCAATTGCGCCCACGACTAGAAGAtattttgtcattgtaggaccgtgtcttggaacttctttccttgcttctcttcttgtaaaacttgttgaagttcttcaccattaggctcaattcttcgttgaaggtttgtttctcacttgattatgtgggagcatcacatgaggctttgtaagcaccatttgacttgttgtgaagctcttccttatcctcgagtgacatctcatgagcaacaatccttccgatgacttccgttggcttgagatatttgtaatttggcatcatttggatcaatgtgcacacggtatcatattttccatccaaggctcttaggatcttcttgatgatgaatctatcgatcatctcttcacttcctaagccgacaatctcatttgtgatgagagcaagcctagagtacatttcagcgacaccttcaccatccttcattttgaacttgtcaagttgactttgaagcacgtccaatttggattccttgacggagtcggtaccttcgtgcatatcaatcaaggTATCCCAAATTttctttgcattctcaagatggttgattttgttgaattcttcggggcacaatcggttgaagagaatatcacaagcttgagcattgtattgcagcatcttcaactcttccgcggtagcttcacggtttggttctctcccatcaaagaattcaccttgcaagccaatacacacaatagcccaaacggcggggttatgtccaaaaatatgcattttcatcttatgcttccaactagcaaaattagtaccatcaaagtaaggacctctacagtggtaatttccctcactagacgccatactctcctaggttatgaaaccaaggctatgatcaccaaaagctatggaaatcaaggcaaatggagaccaaagatctgataccacttgtaggatcgaaagtatgtctagaggggggtgattagactacttgaacaaataaaaatctagccttttcccaattttaagtcttagcagattttagcaacttagcacaaaaaagtaatcaacctacacatgcaattctaagagtatagcagcggaatgtaaaagaATTGCATATGagggtaaagggaggagtttggagggagcaaacgcaatgtagacatggagattttgggcgtggttccgataggtggtgctatcgtacatccacgttgatggagacttcaacccacgaagggtaacggtcgtgcgagtccacggaaggctccacccacgaagggtccacgaagaagcaaccttgtctatcccaccatggccatcgcccacaaaggacttgcctcactagggtagatcttcacgaagtaggtgatctctttgcccgtacaaactccttgattcaactccacaatcttgacggaggctcccaagtgacacctaaccaatctaggagacacgactctccaaaaggtaatagatggtgtgttgatgatgaactcgttgctcttttgcttcaaatgatagtctcctcaacactcaactctctctcataggattggatttggtagaaagatgatttgagtggaaagcaacttgaggaaggctagagatcaagatttatgtggttggaatggaatatcttgacctcaacacaagtgtaggtggttctctctcagaaaatgtatgttggaagtgtaggcatattccgatggctctctccacgaatgaagagtgggtggaggggtatatatagcctccacacaaaatctaaccgttacacacaaatcagcaaactcggtgggaccgaatcatacaactcggtcagaccgatttagttcaaaatgtgaccgttagggttttcgatgggaccgacatgtcaactcggtgggaccgattccattagggttagggcataacgtaatctcggtgagaccgattacacaaacttggtggggccgattttggtaataggcaaacagagagttggtcaggcaaactcggtgggaccgattcgctcatctcggttagaccgaaacgttacaaaggggaaacagagagtttgcattgcaatctcggggGGGTCGCTcatttcggttggaccgaaacgttacgaagggaaacagagagtttgcaatcccatctcggtgagaccgagatccttatcggtgagaccgaattgattagggtttctggcagtggctatgtcaagtgaactcggtggcgccggataggaaatttcggtggggccgagtttgacttttggtttgggacatatgtggatatgagaaagtagttgagggtttttggagcatatcactaagcattttgagtaagtaactcattaagcaacgcctcatccccttttaatagtattggcttttcctatggactcaatgtgatcttggatcactaaaatgaaaaatgtagagtcttgtgctttgagcttgagccaatcttttgtccttagcattttgaggggtccactttctaatccatgccatgccaatcattgagctttcctgaaatatttatcttcaaatagcattagctcaatgagctatatgttgttaagaactaccaaaaccacctagggatagttgcactttcaccttccccaagttgctttccactcaaatcatctttccaccaaatccaaatcagtgagagagagttgagtgttggggagactatcatttgaagcacgagagcaaggagttcatcatcaacacgccatctattaccttttggagagtggtatctcctaaattggttaggtgtcacttgggagcctccgacaagattgtggagttgaaccaaggagtttgtacgggcaaggagatcgcctacttcatgaagatctaccttagtgaggcaagtccttcatggacgacgaccatggtgggatagacaagattgcttcttcgtggacccttcgtgggtggagccctctgttgactcgcgcaaccgttaccattcatgggttgaagtctccatcaacgtggatgtacgatagcaccacctatcggaaccacgccaaaaatctccgtgtctacattgcgtttgctcccttcaaactcctccctttaccttcatatgcaaatgttttacattccacggctatactcttagacttgcatgtgtagattgattgcttgacttgtgctaagttgctaaaatctgccaagacttaaaattggtaAAAgcctagatttttatttggtcaagtagtctaatcacccctccctttagacatacttccgatcctacagTATGGCTGCAAAATTTTATTAAGGGAGCAATATGGTGAGTGTGAGATGGTTAACAAATAGATATTCGGGAAGACTCTTGGATTCCCTCGAGCCCAGATGGTAAAATATTAACTCCCGAAGGACATTGCTTGTTTCCTAATGTGCAGGACCTTAGTGACCCAATTTCTGGAATGTGGGATGAAGAGCTtgtaagataaatattttgggATGAATGATTTTGTTGCTTGGAGATTTCAAAATTATGGCTTGTTCACTGTGCGCTCTTCATATCATAGGCAGTGGGAAGCACAGTTCGATGGCTCTCTTCGAAAGATAGATGGGTTCGGAGCGTCAGGTTTGAACATGGCATGGAAGGATTTTTGGAAGTGTTCACTACCATCAAAGATAAAAAAATTGGCCGGAAGTGCCTTCTTGGTATATTGCCTTGCCATAGGGGTCTGGCTAATCCGTATATTGGAAATAATAGCATTTGTCTGGTGTGTAATACATTCTGTGAAGATATAAAGCACACTTTATTTTCTTGTGTTTGAGCTATGGCGATCCGGAGGAAGATGGGTTTAAAAGAGGTGAATAAAGAGGCATGTGTTGTTGATCGTGTTGGGAGTGCAGTACTTGAATATCTATTGGTTCGGAAGTTTTCACATATTGTTGTCGCAAATATCTCAAATCTGCAAGGAACTTTACTAACGACGGTGTGGTACATTTGGTGGAGAAGAAGGCAACTTGTGCATGGAGAAAGCTTGCGAACTGTACTACATGCTGTTATTTCTATTGAGGTTCTAACTTCAAACTATGTGTGTGCTTTGAATAAAATGATGAAGACTAGAAAAAGCCAATGGTGCAAAGCTACAGAGGGATTTGTGACAATGAACGTAGATGCGGGTTTTGATGTGAACAATGAAAGAGGAGCTAATGGTGCATGTACCAAGAATGATAGAGGCATTTTATTGCTGCGAGTTGCTATCCAATTGCTGTTGTGGATGCAGCGATGGCAGAGGCCCAAGCATGTCTTAACCAAAGTCACCTAGCTAATCAAGTAGGGTGCGAGAAACTCATCAACCAATCTGATTGCCTTGAAGTGATGTCAACATTGAAGAATGGAGGATTTACAGCATCGGCTGCAGCTTCTATTTATGAAGAATGAAGAATTTGCTCGTTCTGACCTAGAGATGCAAACCTCATTGACTAAGGACGGTCAGCTGGAGAGTTTAGTTTGGGTAGATGATCCTCCTAGCTCTATAATGCCTTTGATAATCCATGATGTAAGTTTGATTTAagcagtaaagaagccattatggCAGTTTAAAAAAAGAGTCTACACACAACTCAAGAAAAGAAAAAGTAATCCTACACAATTTACCCGTTCGTTTGCCACAAAGACATCAAATCAGCTCACGCTTAATCATTTATATTTATATTTATTATATTATATTATACCAAATTAAAAAACCCAAAAAGGCAAATTCAATTAATCTCGGccatcaaatcatgtcaatccaacgacctagactgcttcaatgtcgagcgctcaacatgtttagcgtgcagttaatttcatgccaaaaaataatactaatcacataataacacggAAATAATATCATACTTAATATctgcatgcacttaatatacttttAATTTAAGCATTGCACGTACATATTGATTAGATTTCTTAAAAAGCAAAAACGCACTCTTAATCAGCTCATCATTGATCGGGGTGGGAATAGAATACCAATAACAAGTTCAAACGAAAATGTGATGCCCTAAATATGCTTAAATACCGTCCCAATGTAAGATATGTAACCTCTAGTAGTTAAATAAATGATCAACCGCCCCACCCCAGCTCCGACGTCGAAGAGGAAGAGCCTCCGCCGTAGTAGTATGCCGGGTCGGCGAGCAGGTCGGCGATGAGCTGGTCCACGCCCATCTTTTTGTCGCTGTCCAGCATCGCGTCGATGAACGCTGACGCTGCGCTATCCTCCCCGCCCCCGCCGACACCATCGGCTGCAATACTATCAGTGTCTCCATACGCTGCTCCGCCACCAGCCACCGCGGCCTCCTGGTACTGACCAAGAACCACCTGCGGCGCCGCCTCGAAGGCGGCGGCGTCGTCGGCAAGGAAGTCGCTCCACTTGAGCTGGTGGTCCGGGGACGCCGCCGCCCCTGGCGCGTCGGGGTCGAGGAGCGTGATGACCTGCTGCTGCTGGTGGTTCAGGACTGCGTGGTATTTGACGTCGTCGTGCAGCGGCTGGAGCCCCGGCGCCGCCGCTGGGTTCACGGGGATGTAGGAGGACGAGGAGGCACCCGCGGCGCTGGGCGGCGGGCGGATGGCGAGGGTGCCGATGCTCTGCATGAGGTCGGCGATGGGGCGATGGGTGATGGGGTCGATGCCCCGCTGCCGCAGCTTCTTGCTCAGCTTGGTGTTCCAGTAATTCTTGACGTCGTTGTCCGTCCGCCCCGGCAGCTGGTTCGCGATCAGAGACCACCTGCATGCACCCAACACGTACACGTACTTTCATGTTATATTACGCTCAGTGTGGAGTATTTTCTGTCAAACACTATCAATTTAAGACAGCTATTCAGATCTGTTCTTCACCCAATATTCAGCTTTTCACTACATTCTACCAGGAAACAGAATATATTCAGAAGAACCGTAGACACGAGACTGGTCACTGGATTAAACTACATTTGTTTCTACTTTATGAATGAACGGCTGAAGTAAATTCTTGAATAGAAGTAGGACGTGATTTCCGGTGTATGAGCAATTGTCTGAATGATACACCAACGTGAGGTTTTTAGAACTTCCATAAATCTATAAGATCTGAACGTACGCTAGAGTATATGGATGCAAAGTTTATAGCAGGAATGATGACAGAAACAGTAG encodes:
- the LOC125553931 gene encoding myb-related protein Zm38-like → MGRPPCCDKANVKKGPWTAEEDAKLLAYTSNHGTGNWTSVPQRAGLKRCGKSCRLRYTNYLRPNLKHENFTQEEEELIVTLHAMLGSRWSLIANQLPGRTDNDVKNYWNTKLSKKLRQRGIDPITHRPIADLMQSIGTLAIRPPPSAAGASSSSYIPVNPAAAPGLQPLHDDVKYHAVLNHQQQQVITLLDPDAPGAAASPDHQLKWSDFLADDAAAFEAAPQVVLGQYQEAAVAGGGAAYGDTDSIAADGVGGGGEDSAASAFIDAMLDSDKKMGVDQLIADLLADPAYYYGGGSSSSTSELGWGG